Within the Bacteroidales bacterium genome, the region CCTTCTCGCCATCATCCTATTTGTCCCTGTTCAACGATTGCCGGGCCTCAAACTGTTCTCACAAAAGATCGATGACACATTTGATGATCCCCGGCAGGCTTATCAGGAAACCATCAAGGCATTGCTGATCGTTTCTGAAAAATTCAATGCGGGCACTGACCAGGCGAAAGATCTGGGCAAGCTGGATCTTGGCCTGCAGAAAGCCGGCAAAATGCTGACGATGAACCGGAACCTCAAAGACGTGGGAGAACTGGACCGGTTGAATGCGGATGTCATCCCGGTTGGTAAGTTAAGTAAAATGGATGAAGGGATCCAGGAAACCGAAAAACTGTCGAAATTCAATGAAGATCAACTTAAAATCAATAACCTTTAAACATTTAACCGATGAAAACACTGGTATTTAGAATTTTACTGATTTCACTGCTCTGCAGCCCTGTTCTTTTAACTGCCCAGAACAGTCCGATGGATAAGCTTTTCAAGAAGTACGCCGGACAAGATTGCTTTACCACGGTATCCATCTCCAAAGACATGTTTCAGCTTTTCAGCGACATTGAAGGTGGCGAAAATGATAAGGATTTCAAGGAATTTCAGGGTATGATCAGCCAGCTCGACGGATTGAGAATTCTGACCTATTCACAATCAAGCGATTGTCAGGGAATTAATTTTTATGAGGAGCTGACCACCGTGTATCCGATCCAAAAGTATACGGAATTGATGACCGTGCAGGAGAAGGATGAAATGATCAATTTCTACATTCTGAAGGAAGGCAATAAGATCCCTGAATTGCTCATGATCGCACGGGAGCCGGGTGAAATAGTTGCCCTGAGCCTGACAGGAAATATTGACCTTTCCTATATATCGAAGCTGGGTAAGACCATGAAAATTGATGGTCTGGATAATCTTGAAAAAATCGAAGAAGAAAAATAAGAGCGTCTTAAAAACGGTACCTCAACTGGATTTTAAGGTCGCTTTTATGCCTGGCCAGGATTTCGTCAAGGCCCGAACCGACCGAAGGTTGATCAATGAACATCGTGCGGGAATACCGGATCCAAACATCCAGCCACCCTTTTAACATATAATGAATAATTAAATATGTTTTTGTCCCGGCGGCGTAATACGCCGGAGCTGAAAAGGCATATAAAACATCCCTTTCGTAAGCGTAGATGCGGTCAGCATAATTCCCGACATCGAAAACGGCATAGCGGACGGCCACCTCAACAGGTCGGTTCACTGGCCGGTAATCAAGGTCTGCGGCCACCAGGTACCCAGGTCTTCCGGTTCCCATACCTGTCCCTGAAAGGTTCATGTAAAGCTGATTTTTGAATGTAAGGGAAGAACTTACGCTGTAGTTGAATCCTGCTGAAATGAGAAAGGAATTGAGTTCCCGGGCAGGTCTGATGTGGGCACACGAACCGGTCACATTCTGTGCACTGGTTTTACAGATGAACCTCACTTGGCACTGTGCTCTGGAGTTCAGCCTGAAGCCGGATAAAACATAAAACTCTACCGCGGTTGAAGGTTTATCTAGGCGGTATGAGATCCAGGGAAACCGTATCAGGCTGGCACCCGCCGTGCATGTCAGTGTTTTGGAAACCAATACTTCAAGCGACCATGAAAGGTTTCGCTCATTGTTGCTGGGTTGATGTTTGCCAAAGGCTGATGAAAGGGGATTGTAAAACCGTGCAGGATAGTGACCGTACACGAGGGTATGTTTGAACCGGGGGTGTGCATACCAGAGCATCCCGGTGATCATCCCGGGCGGATGTCCTGTTCTCCAGGTAACTTCACCAAAGATCATCACGTGGGGAAGCAACAGGCGAAAATCCAGGCCCAGCAGGGTCATCTTTTCTCCCGGATCCGCAAATCGTTTGTAAGGTGTGGTCCGGGGGGTGAAAG harbors:
- a CDS encoding DUF4252 domain-containing protein; protein product: MKTLVFRILLISLLCSPVLLTAQNSPMDKLFKKYAGQDCFTTVSISKDMFQLFSDIEGGENDKDFKEFQGMISQLDGLRILTYSQSSDCQGINFYEELTTVYPIQKYTELMTVQEKDEMINFYILKEGNKIPELLMIAREPGEIVALSLTGNIDLSYISKLGKTMKIDGLDNLEKIEEEK